The DNA sequence AATATAGCGGCTTATACCGCAACCAAAGCGGGAATTGAAGCCATGACAAAAGTGTTCCGTAAGGAAGCAAGGAGAGAAGGGATCAAAGTGTGTAGCGTTTATCCTGGCGGTGTAGATACCCCTTTCAGAGCAGCAGACAGACCAGATTATATGTCTGCTGATAGTGTAGCAGATGCCATTATTGCTATGTTGAATATGCCTGAAGATGTGGCAGTACATGACCTGATACTTAGACCAATGGTAGAAGATAATTTCTAAATAAGCTTAGTATGAAGCACTTTCTCAAATACTTATTTCTTATTGCTACTTTCACTATTGTGCAAAGCAGTTTTGCACAGCAACCCAAAGAAAAGCTTAACTGTCCGATAGAATATGATAGTCTTCATGGGATGGATGTCTATTGGATAGTTGATAGGATGCCTATACCTGAAGATGGAAACATGAACGATGTATTAAAAGGGATTGGAAAATGCTTGAGTGTTCCTTCAGAAAGTGAATTAAGGACTCATGGTAAACCTTTAATTTCATTCGTTGTAGATGAGAATGGTGTTGTTATTTCTGTTAGAATAAAGCAGGGAAATGTATCTAAAGACTCAGAAGAGAGAGTCTATGAATTCTTAAAAACAATTTATTGGAAGCCAGGGAAGTGTAAGAGTAAATATGTGCCAGTAAGAATGGATTTAGTATTTAGTTGCATAAAACTTGGTTGATTAAATAATTGATATCATATGATAAGCTTTCTAAAATATATTGTACTTATACTATGCATAACTTTTTCCCATTATTGTTTCTCACAAAATGATGTGCAAGATCTTACTTGTAAAATCAAATATGATAGTCTTCATGGGATGGATTGTTATCTAAAAGTAGATAGAGAGCCAATTTTAGAAGATGGTATGGGGAATCTACTAAAGTTGATTGGTAAGAATTTAAGAGTTAGAGAGATCGATAAACGTACATCAACTGGCCATATTAAATATGTCTTTTCATTTATAATTTCAGAAGATGGAGAAGTGATTTCTATAAGGTTA is a window from the Limibacter armeniacum genome containing:
- a CDS encoding energy transducer TonB, with amino-acid sequence MKHFLKYLFLIATFTIVQSSFAQQPKEKLNCPIEYDSLHGMDVYWIVDRMPIPEDGNMNDVLKGIGKCLSVPSESELRTHGKPLISFVVDENGVVISVRIKQGNVSKDSEERVYEFLKTIYWKPGKCKSKYVPVRMDLVFSCIKLG
- a CDS encoding energy transducer TonB; translated protein: MQDLTCKIKYDSLHGMDCYLKVDREPILEDGMGNLLKLIGKNLRVREIDKRTSTGHIKYVFSFIISEDGEVISIRLERGKLDKEVYDKLYNLFKSTNWQPARCNDDYVPIKIELPIYATLG